In the Drosophila gunungcola strain Sukarami unplaced genomic scaffold, Dgunungcola_SK_2 000001F, whole genome shotgun sequence genome, one interval contains:
- the LOC128262254 gene encoding LOW QUALITY PROTEIN: uncharacterized protein LOC128262254 (The sequence of the model RefSeq protein was modified relative to this genomic sequence to represent the inferred CDS: deleted 1 base in 1 codon) — translation MRIRLLVIWISLTVLLQWSRAQEEGELLDKNEDQSTAIKENGVEIAAENQSFMSTTNVPAVDKEPVEASMVQSDGNQEGEMDHQSGETNVGAENPPEGTTMDHKSEEDKTEPEIDTTNNSPPPENPENVKETEISEPSDQSPNVTEEPSSGVVPEVSTKPLTLPKEESHSANETGGSPDYQGDGPEVPQDEATTSTTIGTTLKPASPPLPDPLRCYSCTFCNKITTSEPKSYCPPIPGARNGCRTMLVLDPNLIPGKNSYVNRGCISEFGNSFSSYCDKNKKLCPTCYENDCNVHNMTQFENTLPASGAAAHHLVAPFLIFSIYLFSWAGA, via the exons ATGCGGATCAGACTGCTGGTTATCTGGATCTCCTTGACTGTCCTACTGCAATGGAGCAGGGCCCAGGAAGAAGGTGAACTCTTGGACAAAAATGAAGACCAGTCAACGGCAATAAAGGAAAATGGTGTGGAAATCGCTGCCGAAAATCAGTCTTTTATGAGCACAACAAATGTGCCTGCTGTTGACAAAGAGCCTGTGGAAGCGTCTATG GTACAATCTGATGGCAACCAAGAAGGAGAGATGGATCATCAGTCGGGAGAAACAAATGTGGGCGCAGAAAATCCCCCTGAAGGGACTACAATGGATCACAAATCGGAAGAAGATAAAACAGAGCCGGAAATAGATACTACCAATAATTCTCCCCCACCAGAAAATCCTGAAAATGTTAAAGAAACAGAAATATCCGAGCCCTCAGATCAATCGCCTAACGTAACTGAAGAACCATCTTCAGGTGTGGTTCCCGAAGTTTCCACAAAACCATTAACTTTGCCAAAGGAGGAATCACATTCCGCAAACGAAACGGGAGGATCTCCCGATTATCAGGGTGATGGACCTGAAGTCCCCCAAGATGAGGCCACAACTTCAACCACAATTGGAACCACTTTAAAACCAGCATCGCCCCCACTTCCCGACCCATTGAGATGCTACTCCTGCACATTCTGCAATAAGATAACAACATCAGAACCCAAGTCATACTGCCCTCCGATTCCGGGAGCAAGAAATGGATGCCGTACCATGCTCGTTCTAGATCCCAATCTCATTCCGGGCAAAAATAGTTATGTAAATCGAGGCTGCATATCCGAATTTGGAAATTCGTTTTCTTCTTACTGcgataaaaataagaaactgTGTCCCACGTGCTACGAAAACGATTGCAATGTTCATAATATGACTCAATTCGAAAACACTTTGCCGGCTTCTGGTGCTGCCGCCCATCATCTGGTGGCCCCTTTTCTAATCTTTAGCATCTATTTATTCAGTTGGGCAGGTGCTTGA
- the LOC128262252 gene encoding LOW QUALITY PROTEIN: uncharacterized protein LOC128262252 (The sequence of the model RefSeq protein was modified relative to this genomic sequence to represent the inferred CDS: inserted 1 base in 1 codon), with protein sequence MLALKATHHILLLLLILLVTGQCFAIVCYHCDSIALPECSQTLGEVGVLPYLDCPTELTCAMSIVDTITYRGCGAETPITGATYSKRCSSNLCNAGVYPPGRLKCHHCAGQDCVAAPGAKPKPCRYHLEEDQCYTDVISSTEAYRGCVSEQNHTLSSAAKLCEINGCNDDQGAWTQICAKCDSADGRGCKMDLFQVNTGRCNVSLYEECQQQVLLGEPEDKYCFSFRXLSRVVRGCSTIMPADLVPYGEELEKCRTGDNCNAGCITRQKCLTCNSVDQELCRTNVTAISNSTCGSAEASSCFTCEYSNWSIQRGCGAAPTNPGILKCYECDEEDGCNRKDFTRCYQCSTGQAGAGCANWERPGEIYIEECVEPGTSCLVVSYRNGTTSRGCEKANFNCNSENAANCRSCQGSFCNKGAFPEERLWCHQCAGVQDCEEISRGQTALPCPVQANEPSNQKLACLEYFDTHSQQIVRGCRSNPELYYECLLRSNHHDSCRICHSHACNNSPGKELRAGYELEAKAMALLQVRSSGNSFKDSKVGCGFWLILSVIYMLTF encoded by the exons ATGCTTGCACTGAAGGCCACTCATCATATACTCCTCCTTCTCCTGATCCTCCTGGTAACAG GCCAATGTTTTGCCATTGTTTGCTATCACTGCGATTCCATTGCCCTGCCTGAATGTTCGCAGACCCTTGGAGAGGTGGGAGTACTTCCCTACCTGGATTGTCCGACGGAGCTGACGTGTGCCATGTCCATTG TGGACACCATCACATATCGCGGCTGCGGAGCTGAAACCCCAATCACCGGAGCAACTTACTCAAAGAGATGCTCCTCGAACTTGTGTAATGCCGGTGTCTATCCCCCTGGACGGCTCAAGTGCCATCACTGTGCTGGACAGGATTGCGTGGCAGCTCCAGGGGCAAAACCAAAACCCTGTCGCTATCATCTGGAAGAGGATCAGTGCTACACGGATGTTATAAGTTCAACCGAAGCCTACAGGGGTTGTGTCTCCGAGCAGAATCACACGCTGTCCAGTGCCGCCAAACTGTGTGAAATCAATGGCTGCAATGATGATCAGGGAGCTTGGACACAAATCTGCGCCAAGTGCGATTCTGCAGACGGCAGGGGCTGTAAGATGGATCTCTTCCAGGTGAACACGGGCAGGTGCAATGTGAGCCTGTACGAGGAGTGTCAGCAGCAGGTTCTGTTGGGCGAACCAGAGGATAAGTACTGCTTTAGCTTTC AACTAAGCCGCGTGGTTAGAGGCTGCTCGACGATAATGCCTGCAGATCTAGTACCCTATGGGGAGGAACTGGAAAAGTGTAGAACTGGAGACAACTGCAATGCAGGCTGCATTACTAGGCAGAAGTGTTTGACCTGTAACTCTGTGGATCAGGAACTTTGCAGGACGAATGTGACCGCTATAAGTAACAGCACTTGCGGCTCCGCTGAGGCTTCCTCCTGCTTCACCTGTGAGTACTCCAACTGGAGTATCCAAAGAGGATGTGGAGCAGCACCAACAAACCCAGGAATCCTCAAATGCTACGAATGCGACGAAGAAGATGGATGTAATCGTAAGGATTTCACACGCTGCTACCAATGCAGCACGGGTCAAGCGGGAGCAGGCTGTGCAAATTGGGAGAGGCCAGGGGAAATATACATCGAGGAATGTGTTGAGCCGGGAACATCGTGTCTGGTTGTTTCCTATAGAAACGGTACTACTTCAAGGGGTTGTGAAAAAGCGAACTTCAACTGCAATTCAGAAAATGCGGCCAACTGCCGTTCCTGCCAAGGAAGCTTCTGCAACAAAGGAGCCTTTCCGGAGGAGCGTCTCTGGTGCCATCAGTGTGCAGGAGTGCAGGATTGTGAGGAGATCTCAAGGGGCCAAACTGCACTACCTTGTCCTGTTCAAGCCAACGAACCAAGCAATCAAAAATTGGCCTGTTTGGAGTACTTCGACACCCACAGCCAGCAGATTGTAAGAGGATGTCGTTCCAATCCGGAGCTGTACTATGAATGCCTTTTGAGGAGTAACCACCATGATAGTTGCCGCATCTGTCACAGTCATGCCTGCAATAATAGTCCTGGAAAGGAGTTGAGAGCAGGATATGAGCTAGAGGCCAAAGCAATGGCATTGCTACAGGTCAGAAGTTCCGGAAACTCCTTTAAAGACTCCAAAGTGGGTTGCGGGTTTTGGTTGATCCTAAGCGTTATTTATATGTTAACTTTCTGA
- the LOC128262253 gene encoding ER membrane protein complex subunit 5, whose amino-acid sequence MGSKFFNKLLLIAGFASLAHAAFSAAHHRTYLRLTEQEWTSLPLDIILQTVISLVIVIYNIIEVVGNFKEIRATVDMQQKTWDTLGNFPSFYSFNHRGRALNPGYTPPE is encoded by the exons atgggtagtaaatttttcaataaactttTGCTGATTGCCGGATTCGCCAGCTTGGCTCACGCTGCATTTTCGGCTGCCCACC ATCGCACTTATTTGAGGCTGACTGAGCAGGAATGGACTAGCCTTCCCTTGGAT ATTATCCTGCAGACCGTTATCAGCTTGGTGATTGTGATCTACAACATCATTGAGGTGGTGGGCAACTTCAAGGAAATCCGCGCCACCGTTGACATGCAGCAGAAAACGTGGGACACCTTGGGCAACTTTCCCTCGTTCTACTCCTTCAATCACCGCGGTCGTGCCTTGAATCCCGGCTACACGCCCCCGGAATAA
- the LOC128261327 gene encoding EF-hand domain-containing protein D2 homolog, with protein MSVSSNASSASNKDSVDSPSSTTNTDSSELTHILNRRQEIMDSQEAGIEIPRTFKVVNVYTEFHEFSRKQIKDYQKTFNTYDTARDGFLDLQELKFMMEKLGAPQTHLGLKQMIAEVDEDNDGKISFREFLLIFRKAQAGELDSDSGLNQLARLTEIDVEQVGVSGAKNFFEAKIEQQLRTNKFHDEIRAEQEDRRREEEERAQRRQQFQQRAAVFQ; from the exons ATGTCAGTTTCCTCGAACGCCTCTTCGGCCTCCAACAAGGACAGCGTGGACAGCcccagcagcaccaccaacaCGGACAGCTCCGAGCTGACGCACATTCTCAATCGGCGGCAGGAGATCATGGACTCGCAGGAGGCGGGCATCGAGATCCCACGCACCTTTAAGGTGGTCAACGTCTACACCGAGTTCCACGAGTTCTCCAGGAAGCAGATCAAGGACTACCAAAAGACCTTCAACAC GTACGATACGGCTCGCGATGGTTTCTTGGATCTGCAGGAGCTGAAGTTCATGATGGAGAAGCTGGGTGCACCGCAGACCCATTTGGGACTCAAACAGATGATTGCCGAAGTGGACGAGGATAACGATGGAAAGATCTCGTTCCGGGAGTTCCTGCTGATCTTCAGGAAGGCCCAGGCCGGTGAACTGGATTCAGATTCTGGGCTTAATCAGCTGGCCCGACTCACCGAAATCGATGTGGAGCAGGTGGGCGTGAGCGGAGCCAAGAACTTCTTCGAGGCGAAAATTGAGCAGCAGTTGCGAACGAATAAGTTCCACGATGAGATCCGGGCAGAGCAGGAGGATCGCCGGCGAGAGGAAGAGGAGCGGGCCCAGAGGCGCCAGCAGTTCCAGCAGCGGGCGGCGGTCTTCCAGTAG
- the LOC128261326 gene encoding LOW QUALITY PROTEIN: uncharacterized protein LOC128261326 (The sequence of the model RefSeq protein was modified relative to this genomic sequence to represent the inferred CDS: inserted 1 base in 1 codon; deleted 1 base in 1 codon) produces the protein MPAHCAVINCSHKYVHAGSISFHRFPFKRKDLLQKWKDFTQRSGQWMPSKWSALCSRHFTDEDFNCSNNRKTLKKSAVPSVRVPEEDSQHVHLLQVSPGSRPNHKQTLASAAESPATGVKATCRFCGSSATNCSSFDKSFELFGMIQKCFPTLQILQDDTLPKDICKECCLLLERFSQFIDVVMLAQSELQRKYRRQLKIKQEPLVRVKQEACDNLDNLFPDELDMGLEQDEGCDQEETEQKFQFCDFPMLNSQDIINNCDIMEIINLDDPFINIPDDADVGQSERVQPGRTANEMLQNELLTEEHNYAKEEWQLPPHQYKTEKVEGAETAPDIGPPLADPPPLQDLIPPLSAPEPRSCKPIVTNVSQIPNPLICELLPPPAPPTSVKPNIVVLNDSVVESSAAFRLHNCTXCSAKFITIDSLNQHYTHCHSNITPMVSVPPMNISLSSLPLNPPMKLEGNRGFVATEQLDYWQPGWQNSPISTQPRKKIDILDMQSSFMHHKDLISTATQLTAPVLDPQLDVATANYAKLAAKYRKLHLKCRKMKTSRKKHRKSFDCRICRKRFSSLRKLHHHRRIEAHFVKLIPNFFARCCGCLKLFRSRLGLRQHMRYICQSMSLRNHRRIQSFKCRHCQAIAFAHWRLYRRHEVNCRPKKSKTKDQMSMNSKKKVTPAQIFVCNICKKSFGSLNGLRQHNITHSTERQHKCGICERVFKRRNGLSQHIKGYHLQLKPHECPVCQHRYALKCDMLRCRHSLRKGPNAGE, from the exons ATGCCGGCCCACTGCGCCGTAATAAATTGCAGCCATAAATATGTGCACGCCGGCAGCATTTCCTTCCACAg ATTCCCTTTTAAACGGAAAGATCTCCTCCAGAAGTGGAAGGACTTTACGCAAAGAAGTGGTCAGTGGATGCCCTCCAAATGGAGTGCATTGTGCAGTCGTCACTTTACCGATGAGGACTTCAATTGCAGTAATAACAGGAAAACACTCAAAAAGAGTGCCGTGCCCTCAGTTAGAGTTCCGGAAGAGGACTCTCAGCATGTGCATTTGCTACAGGTGTCCCCCGGCAGCAGGCCAAACCACAAACAAACCCTCGCCAGTGCCGCCGAATCACCGGCAACAGGTGTTAAAGCCACTTGTCGCTTTTGTGGCTCCTCCGCCACCAATTGCTCCTCGTTCGACAAGAGTTTCGAGCTTTTTGGCATGATTCAGAAGTGCTTTCCTACGCTCCAGATCCTGCAGGACGACACTTTGCCCAAGGATATATGCAAGGAGTGCTGTCTGCTACTGGAGCGCTTTTCCCAATTCATCGATGTGGTGATGCTGGCGCAAAGTGAACTGCAGAGGAAATATCGTCGCCAGTTGAAGATCAAACAGGAACCGCTTGTCCGTGTGAAACAGGAGGCCTGCGACAATCTGGATAATCTGTTCCCCGACGAATTGGACATGGGCTTGGAGCAGGACGAGGGCTGCGATCAGGAGGAAACGGAGCAAAAGTTCCAGTTCTGCGATTTTCCCATGCTCAACTCCCAGGACATTATCAACAACTGTGATATCATGGAGATCATCAACCTAGATGATCCCTTCATAAACATTCCGGACGACGCGGATGTGGGCCAGTCGGAGAGAGTGCAACCCGGAAGAACGGCTAATGAAATGCTGCAAAATGAACTCCTGACCGAGGAGCACAATTACGCCAAAGAGGAGTGGCAACTTCCTCCGCATCAGTACAAAACTGAGAAGGTGGAGGGGGCGGAAACGGCACCAGATATCGGTCCTCCGCTTGCCGATCCGCCACCGCTTCAGGATCTTATACCTCCCCTTTCTGCACCTGAACCCAGGTCCTGCAAACCCATTGTGACCAACGTGAGCCAGATACCCAATCCTTTGATCTGCGAACTGCTGCCACCACCAGCTCCTCCCACTTCAGTCAAGCCCAACATTGTAGTGCTAAACGATAGTGTGGTCGAATCCTCAGCTGCCTTTCGGCTGCACAACTGCA TGTGCTCTGCTAAATTTATAACTATAGATAGTTTAAATCAGCATTATACCCATTGCCACAGCAATATTACACCTATGGTGAGTGTTCCTCCAATGAATATTAGCCTGTCCAGCTTGCCTTTGAACCCTCCCATGAAACTGGAGGGCAATAGGGGATTTGTGGCAACCGAACAATTGGATTACTGGCAGCCAGGATGGCAGAATAGTCCCATATCCACGCAACCTAGAAAAAAGATTGACATACTGGACATGCAAAGCAGTTTCATGCATCATAAGGACCTCATCTCCACAGCTACCCAACTAACAGCACCTGTTCTCGATCCTCAGCTAGATGTAGCGACCGCTAACTACGCTAAACTGGCTGCTAAATATCGGAAATTGCATCTGAAATGc agaaaaatgaaaacttcTAGGAAGAAGCATCGAAAATCGTTCGATTGCCGGATATGCAGGAAAAGATTTTCCAGTTTAAGAAAGTTACACCACCATCGTCGTATAGAAGCACACTTCGTTAAGCTAATACCTAACTTTTTCGCTCGCTGTTGTGGTTGCTTGAAGTTATTTCGATCCCGCTTGGGACTTCGGCAGCATATGCGGTACATTTGTCAATCGATGTCGCTCAGAAACCATCGCCGTATTCAGAGCTTCAAATGCCGCCACTGCCAGGCCATCGCCTTTGCCCACTGGCGCCTGTACCGTCGTCACGAAGTCAATTGCAGgcccaaaaaatcaaaaaccaagGACCAGATGTCAATGAATTCCAAAAAGAAAGTCACGCCTGCCCAGATTTTTGTGTgcaatatttgtaaaaagtCATTTGGATCGCTGAACGGACTCCGCCAGCATAACATCACCCACTCGACGGAGCGGCAGCACAAGTGCGGCATCTGCGAGCGAGTCTTCAAGCGACGCAACGGACTATCCCAACACATTAAGGGCTACCACCTGCAGCTCAAGCCGCACGAGTGTCCCGTCTGCCAGCATCGCTATGCCCTGAAATGCGATATGCTGAGGTGCAGACATTCCCTCCGAAAAGGGCCAAACGCCGGTGAGTAA
- the LOC128262229 gene encoding LOW QUALITY PROTEIN: L-2-hydroxyglutarate dehydrogenase, mitochondrial (The sequence of the model RefSeq protein was modified relative to this genomic sequence to represent the inferred CDS: deleted 3 bases in 3 codons) — protein sequence MSQVRMLVPGVRRGLLNVGVATPHYSAAQVATQKRNSSTTCRDYDLVVVGGGIVGAASAREILLRHPTLKVAILEKESKLAKHQSGHNSGVIHAGIYYKPGTLKARLCVEGMHLAYAYLDEHKIPYKKTGKLIVATDEKEVKLLEDLEKRGIANNVPDLRMIEGSEIQEIEPYCQGLKALHSPHTGIVDWGLVTQHYGQDFKRSGGDIFLDFNVSKFSETKEGTDYPVTIHGATPGQTVRTKNVLTCGGLQSDLLAEKTGCPRDPRIVPFRGEYLLLSKEKQHMVKGNIYPVPDPRFPFLGVHFTPRMDGSVWLGPNAVLALKREGFSWGDINLFELFDALRYPGFVKMASKYIGFGLSEMSKSWFINLQIKALQKYIPDITEYDIQRGPAGVRAQAMDLQGNLVDDFVFDRGEGSGPLAKRVLHCRNAPSPGATSSLAIAKMIADKIETEFSIGK from the exons ATGTCACAGGTGCGAATGTTGGTACCGGGAGTGCGGCGGGGACTGCTAAATGTGGGCGTAGCCACGCCCCACTACTCCGCTGCCCAGGTAGCGACCCAAAAACGAAACAGCTCAACGACCTGCAG AGATTATGATCTGGTTGTGGTTGGTGGTGGTATTGTGGGCGCTGCCTCTGCCCGAGAGATTCTCCTGCGTCATCCTACCCTGAAAGTGGCAATCTTGGAAAAAGAGTCGAAGCTGGCAAAGCACCAGAGTGGACACAACTCCGGAGTCATCCATGCCGGCATTTACTATAAGCCTGGAACCCTGAAAGCCCGCCTTTGTGTGGAGGGCATGCACTTGGCGTACGCCTATTTGGATGAGCACAAGATCCCGTACAAGAAGACCGGCAAACTGATAGTGGCCACAGATGAGAAGGAGGTGAAGCTGCTGGAGGATCTGGAGAAGCGTGGCATTGCCAACAATGTTCCGGACCTGAGGATGATCGAAGGCAGTGAGATCCAGGAGATCGAACCTTACTGCCAGGGGCTAAAGGCTCTCCACAGTCCGCACACCGGAATTGTTGACTGGGGGCTGGTTACTCAGCATTATGGCCAGGATTTCAAACGTTCCGGTGGTGACATCTTCCTGGATTTCAATGTCAGCAAGTTCAGCGAGACCAAGGAGGGCACCGATTACCCGGTGACCATTCATGGCGCTACACCCGGACAGACGGTGCGCACCAAGAACGTCCTGACCTGCGGTGGA TTGCAATCCGATCTGCTGGCTGAGAAGACA GGGTGCCCCAGAGATCCCCGGATTGTGCCGTTCCGCGGGGAGTACTTGCTGCTGAGCAAGGAGAAGCAGCATATGGTCAAGGGTAATATTTATCCGGTGCCCGATCCACGCTTCCCCTTCCTGGGAGTTCACTTCACGCCGCGAATGGACGGGTCCGTCTGGCTGGGACCAAATGCCGTACTGGCCCTGAAGCGAGAGGG TTTCAGCTGGGGGGACATTAATCTTTTCGAACTATTCGACGCCCTGCGCTATCCGGGCTTCGTTAAGATGGCCAGTAAATACATCGGCTTCGGGCTGAGCGAGATGTCCAAGTCGTGGTTCATCAAT CTGCAAATCAAGGCGCTGCAAAAGTACATCCCGGACATCACAGAGTACGACATCCAGCGCGGCCCCGCAGGAGTGCGTGCCCAGGCCATGGATCTGCAGGGCAATCTGGTGGACGACTTTGTCTTTGATCGTGGCGAGGGATCAGGACCGCTGGCCAAGCGGGTGCTCCACTGCAGAAATGCACCGTCGCCGGGCGCGACCAGCAGTCTGGCCATCGCCAAGATGATAGCCGACAAGATCGAGACTGAGTTCTCCATCGGCAAGTGA
- the LOC128262180 gene encoding transport and Golgi organization protein 6, with product MINTAKYFALLENLKFNKALANKANNSETPDALASNLLILQKYANLEVDQQLQELCVEYKLTAEQKSTIDPGIEPTISYIVRLQHVLYSITKNINFHSDAKEDLISVAHLKLCIQATQELSYYSLRCQLHEDFYKSPIFHEVQGKFKANPSLLLLSIQLFVNLLPIRQFHIANSMELVQRDLLAAILSLRVQEDSEHLDKAISYLWQQESKADFFRHILLLKATPLCTSLAKLLHNQLLGKLNSPQGFGSFVDALQQTPNVSPTRNAEIVASIVARKGFTQLAQQKMILQVLEYCKFYLQDADKMCAGILSLRRLYDLNETNQNQIREILSNDWKTLTNPEDVISGLILMDHQELCNCILLWQQLFCSSSVACLPSNLLIPYLPLLLQLYDSLPLELPATAQLSGIISRCLDNRDREKELPEILKRLFAWEIEEEPPWKCLHPRTLILPSANFNQVQAKVAHKEHQADHDMGRILPGLLVSGSHHSLTCNVFLALLGLMSNQLKEKKPLASVDFISSETELKDFLHSKYQIKLDLLIALNQMVAHQPLRAQLALHTKEFLLILKDLLLNRSANQETTDHMLLLVLNLLQELLEGSEDIRLSESSSELKEQLQQLGGQSSNPLIQQSVQSLLTLIKGAWRPSEAVKIQPFQKARSLIEEKQSHLQVYGIQMIMDLVKKRDPATMAQGHLIIALALTTLKDKESYTFLNCVRLFVSLVHVMESEVLDKLSDEYLSDTAELDYRLVVGEAILKVSQELGPLCYRYKAVLLNCFMHGSRSPVPELRMSAFANLAQLCRLLAYQVQNFFQELLQLVNNELSTGGYVPSKRAAVLVLAELLNGMDNLLDYQEMLLPIYRLLRAIEAEESCDPQMRLHAANGLKILNEKCRKMIQSSLEENSLQKQIKVLGIKDKVSPQRKNRHILELN from the exons ATGATTAATACGGCTAAATACTTTGCGCTTTTGGAGAATTTAAAGTTCAATAAGGCTCTAG CAAATAAGGCAAATAACTCCGAAACTCCAGATGCATTGGCCAGCAACCTgcttatattacaaaaatatgcCAATCTTGAGGTGGATCAGCAATTGCAAGAATTATGCGTGGAATATAAGTTAACAGCCGAGCAGAAATCCACTATAGATCCAGGGATAGAACCCACTATATCCTATATAGTGAGACTGCAACATGTGCTTTATTCGATCACCaagaatattaattttcatagCGACGCAAAGGAGGACCTTATATCAGTGGCACACCTCAAACTTTGCATCCAGGCTACCCAGGAATTGTCTTACTACTCACTTCGATGTCAGCTTCACGAGGATTTCTACAAGTCGCCTATATTTCATGAGGTTCAAGGCAAATTCAAAGCAAATCCTTCCCTGCTTCTCCTCAGCATTCAACTCTTTGTAAATCTACTACCCATTCGGCAGTTTCACATTGCAAACTCCATGGAGCTAGTGCAAAGGGATCTCCTGGCGGCCATTCTGAGTCTACGTGTTCAGGAGGATTCTGAGCATCTGGATAAGGCCATTTCCTACCTCTGGCAACAGGAATCCAAGGCAGATTTCTTTCGCCACATATTGCTCTTGAAAGCAACTCCCCTCTGCACTTCTTTGGCCAAATTGTTGCACAATCAACTCCTGGGAAAACTAAACTCACCCCAAGGATTTGGAAGCTTTGTGGATGCGCTGCAACAAACTCCCAATGTTAGTCCTACGAGAAATGCGGAAATAGTTGCTAGCATTGTGGCTCGAAAAGGATTCACTCAACTGGCCCAACAGAAGATGATTCTCCAAGTGCTGGAGTATTGTAAATTCTACCTCCAAGATGCGGACAAAATGTGTGCCGGCATCCTTTCTTTAAGAAGGCTCTacgatttaaatgaaacaaatcAGAATCAGATCAGGGAAATTTTATCAAACGACTGGAAAACCCTTACAAACCCAGAAGATGTCATTAGTGGCCTCATCTTAATGGATCACCAGGAACTCTGCAATTGCATTCTCCTGTGGCAGCAACTATTCTGCTCCTCCAGCGTGGCTTGCTTACCCAGTAATTTACTAATTCCTTACCTTCCACTGCTGCTTCAACTCTACGACAGTTTACCTCTGGAACTACCAGCAACGGCGCAACTTTCTGGAATCATCTCACGTTGTTTGGATAACAGAGATCGGGAAAAGGAGTTGCCTGAAATTCTCAAAAGGTTGTTTGCGTGGGAAATTGAAGAGGAACCTCCTTGGAAGTGTCTTCATCCAAGAACTCTTATCCTGCCCTCTGCAAACTTCAATCAAGTTCAGGCTAAAGTGGCTCACAAGGAACACCAAGCAGATCATGATATGGGCAGGATATTGCCTGGACTGCTTGTATCAGGCTCTCATCATTCCCTTACCTGCAATGTTTTCCTGGCCCTTTTGGGTCTTATGAGCAACCAGTTAAAGGAGAAGAAGCCTTTAGCCAGTGTAGATTTCATTTCCTCAGAAACTGAACTCAAGGACTTTCTGCACTCCAAGTATCAAATAAAGCTGGATTTACTTATTGCACTTAACCAAATGGTGGCCCACCAACCATTGAGAGCTCAGCTAGCCCTGCACACCAAGGAGTTTTTGCTTATATTAAAGGATTTATTACTGAACCGATCTGCAAACCAAGAGACGACGGACCATATGTTACTTCTCGTTCTAAATCTTTTGCAGGAACTTCTTGAGGGCAGTGAGGATATTCGGCTCTCAGAAAGCAGTTCAGAACTGAaggagcaactgcagcagttGGGTGGCCAGTCCTCCAATCCTCTCATCCAGCAATCTGTACAATCGCTGCTTACATTAATCAAAGGGGCTTGGCGACCAAGTGAAGCTGTAAAAATACAACCCTTTCAAAAAGCTCGCTCCCTGATAGAAGAGAAGCAGTCCCACCTGCAGGTTTATGGCATTCAGATGATAATGGACTTGGTAAAGAAAAGGGATCCCGCAACCATGGCGCAGGGCCATCTTATAATAGCTTTGGCTTTGACCACTCTTAAGGATAAGGAATCCTACACCTTCCTTAATTGTGTTAGGCTCTTTGTGTCGTTGGTTCATGTGATGGAGTCCGAAGTGCTGGACAAGCTGAGTGACGAATACCTTTCGGATACAGCTGAGTTAGACTACCGATTGGTTGTTGGTGAAGCTATCCTGAAAGTGTCACAGGAGTTAG GTCCTCTTTGCTATCGATACAAGGCTGTACTTCTTAATTGCTTCATGCATGGATCCCGCTCTCCGGTTCCCGAATTACGGATGTCAGCGTTCGCCAATCTCGCCCAGCTTTGTCGTCTCTTGGCCTATCAGGTTCAAAACTTCTTCCAGGAGCTACTTCAACTGGTAAACAACGAATTATCTACGGGAGGCTATGTGCCTTCTAAGCGAGCAGCAGTCTTGGTTTTAGCTGAACTGTTAAATGGCATGGACAATCTGCTGGACTACCAGGAAATGCTTCTTCCCATTTATCGGCTTTTGAGGGCCATCGAAGCGGAGGAGTCCTGTGACCCTCAAATGCGTCTGCATGCAGCAAAtggtttgaaaatattgaacGAAAAGTGCCGAAAAATGATTCAATCTAGCTTGGAGGAGAACTCTTTACAAAAACAGATCAAGGTGCTGGGCATCAAGGACAAGGTTTCGCCTCAAAGGAAGAACCGACACATCCTCgaactaaattaa